A genomic stretch from Engraulis encrasicolus isolate BLACKSEA-1 chromosome 12, IST_EnEncr_1.0, whole genome shotgun sequence includes:
- the trim23 gene encoding E3 ubiquitin-protein ligase TRIM23 isoform X2 translates to MAAALGINKQGPSAGMDSGTRYSRGTGGNTVKVLECGVCEDVFSLQGDKVPRLLLCGHTVCHDCLTRLPLHGRAVRCPFDRQVTELGDSGVWGLKKNFALLELLERLQNGASNQSGMAEDALKEMGERIIRCDEDESHTASMYCTVCATHLCAECSLLTHSTRTLAKHRRVPLEDKPHERTLCPHHQVHAIEFVCLEDGCQPGPLMCCVCKEYGKHQGHKHAVLEAEANQIRASILDMAHCIRTFTEEVSDYSRKLAGIVQQIEGGEQVVEDGIGMSHTEHVPGTAESARSCVRAYFAELHETLCRQEEMALSVVDAHVRERLIWLRQQQEDMTILLSQVSTACLHCEKTLQQDDCRVVVAKQEINRLLETLQKQQQQFTELADHIQLDAGIPVTFTKDNRVHIGPKMEIRVVTLGLDGAGKTTILFKLKHDEFMQPIPTIGFNVETVEYKNLKFTIWDVGGKHKLRPLWKHYYLNTQAVVFVIDSCHRDRLMESHSELAKLLTEKELRDALLLIFANKQDVAGAVSVEEMTELLSLHKLCCGRSWHIQGCDARSGLGLHEGLDWLSRQLVAAGVLDVA, encoded by the exons ATGGCCGCCGCATTGGGTATAAACAAGCAAGGGCCCTCCGCTGGTATGGATTCTGGGACCCGCTATAGCCGGGGTACCGGTGGAAATACAGTCAAG GTGTTGGAGTGTGGGGTCTGTGAAGACGTCTTCTCGCTCCAGGGAGACAAGGTACCGCGGCTGCTGCTCTGCGGCCACACCGTCTGCCATGACTGTCTGACCCGACTGCCTCTCCACGGCAGGGCGGTGCGCTGCCCCTTCGACAGACAAGTCACGGAGCTTG GGGACTCGGGTGTCTGGGGCCTAAAGAAGAACTTTGCCCTGCTGGAGCTCTTGGAGAGGTTGCAAAATGGAGCATCAAACCAGTCGGGCATGGCCGAAGACGCCCTCAAGGAGATGGGGGAG CGCATCATCCGCTGTGACGAGGACGAGAGCCACACGGCCTCTATGTACTGCACGGTGTGCGCCACCCACCTGTGTGCCGAGTGCTCGCTGCTCACCCACTCCACGCGTACCCTGGCCAAGCATCGCCGCGTCCCATTGGAGGACAAGCCTCACGAGCGCACGCTGTGCCCACACCACCAG GTGCACGCCATTGAGTTTGTGTGCCTGGAGGATGGCTGCCAACCCGGCCCGCTCATGTGCTGCGTCTGCAAAGAGTACGGCAAGCACCAGGGACACAAG CATGCCGTGTTGGAGGCGGAGGCCAACCAGATCCGCGCCTCCATCCTGGACATGGCCCACTGCATCCGCACCTTCACGGAGGAGGTGTCCGACTACTCCCGCAAGCTGGCCGGCATTGTGCAGCAGATAGAGGGGGGGGAACAGGTGGTGGAGGATGGCATCGGCATGTCGCACACGGAACAT GTCCCCGGCACGGCGGAgagtgcgcgctcgtgtgtgcgtgcgtactttgCGGAGCTGCACGAGACGCTGTGTCGACAGGAGGAGATGGCGTTGAGCGTGGTGGACGCGCACGTGAGGGAACGCCTCATCTGGCTACGGCAACAACAGGAGGACATGACCATACTGCTGTCGCAGGTCTCCACCGCGTGCCTGCACTGCGAAAAGACACTACAGCAG gACGACTGCCGGGTGGTGGTGGCCAAGCAGGAGATCAACCGTCTGCTGGAGACGctccagaagcagcagcagcagttcacAGAGCTGGCCGACCACATCCAGCTGGACGCAGGCATCCCCGTCACATTCACCAAG GACAACCGTGTCCACATCGGGCCAAAGATGGAGATCCGTGTGGTGACGCTGGGCCTGGATGGAGCAGGGAAGACCACCATCCTCTTCAAGCTGAAACACGACGAGTTCATGCAGCCTATTCCTACCATAG GTTTTAATGTTGAGACGGTGGAGTACAAAAACCTCAAGTTCACCATCTGGGACGTAGGAGGCAAGCACAAGCTGAGGCCCCTCTGGAAGCACTactatctcaacacaca aGCGGTGGTGTTTGTGATTGACAGTTGCCATAGAGACCGGCTGATGGAGTCCCATAGTGAGCTGGCCAAACTGCTGACAGAGAAGGAGCTGAGAGACGCTCTTCTGCTCATCTTCGCCAACAAACAG GACGTGGCGGGTGCGGTGTCTGTAGAGGAGATGACGGAGCTCCTGAGTCTCCACAAGTTGTGTTGCGGCCGCAGCTGGCACATCCAGGGCTGTGACGCGCGCAGCGGCCTGGGGCTGCACGAGGGGCTGGACTGGCTCTCACGACAGCTGGTGGCCGCCGGAGTCCTGGACGTGGCCTGA
- the trim23 gene encoding E3 ubiquitin-protein ligase TRIM23 isoform X1 codes for MEIRVVTLGLDGAGKTTILFKLKHDEFMQPIPTIGFNVETVEYKNLKFTIWDVGGKHKLRPLWKHYYLNTQAVVFVIDSCHRDRLMESHSELAKLLTEKELRDALLLIFANKQDVAGAVSVEEMTELLSLHKLCCGRSWHIQGCDARSGLGLHEGLDWLSRQLVAAGVLDVA; via the exons ATGGAGATCCGTGTGGTGACGCTGGGCCTGGATGGAGCAGGGAAGACCACCATCCTCTTCAAGCTGAAACACGACGAGTTCATGCAGCCTATTCCTACCATAG GTTTTAATGTTGAGACGGTGGAGTACAAAAACCTCAAGTTCACCATCTGGGACGTAGGAGGCAAGCACAAGCTGAGGCCCCTCTGGAAGCACTactatctcaacacaca aGCGGTGGTGTTTGTGATTGACAGTTGCCATAGAGACCGGCTGATGGAGTCCCATAGTGAGCTGGCCAAACTGCTGACAGAGAAGGAGCTGAGAGACGCTCTTCTGCTCATCTTCGCCAACAAACAG GACGTGGCGGGTGCGGTGTCTGTAGAGGAGATGACGGAGCTCCTGAGTCTCCACAAGTTGTGTTGCGGCCGCAGCTGGCACATCCAGGGCTGTGACGCGCGCAGCGGCCTGGGGCTGCACGAGGGGCTGGACTGGCTCTCACGACAGCTGGTGGCCGCCGGAGTCCTGGACGTGGCCTGA